One genomic window of Motacilla alba alba isolate MOTALB_02 chromosome 3, Motacilla_alba_V1.0_pri, whole genome shotgun sequence includes the following:
- the MTRES1 gene encoding mitochondrial transcription rescue factor 1 — MTGFRLPISTFRKLNVWFGLWEKFPSNKLYPTWRRSLFCSCQASTVNYRRCFSFSPVRLSALRLSPEYISVLSLRNKSSKSSKRSRQSVQEEEEEEDEDESNLEDEFENDANIVKDYKDLEKVVQSLRYDVILKAGLDMARNKVEDAFYNNELRLNGEKLWKKSRTVKLGDTLDLIIGEDKETGTAVVMRVVLKKLSDKTESEKYKVILRRWKNLKVPKQDVLK; from the exons ATGACTGGCTTCAGACTCCCCATCAGCACTTTCAGAAAACTAAATGTCTGGTTCGGACTGTGGGAAAAATTTCCTTCAAATAAACTGTATCCCACTTGGAGGAGAAGCTTATTCTGTAGCTGTCAAGCAAGCACAGTAAACTACAGAAGATGTTTCAGTTTTTCCCCAGTCAGACTCAGTGCACTAAGACTCTCTCCAGAGTATATCTCAGTACTTTCTCTACggaacaaaagcagcaaaagctcTAAAAGGAGCAGACAAAGCGTacaagaagaggaggaagaagaggatgaaGATGAAAGTAATTTGGAAGATGAATTTGAAAATGACGCAAACATAGTAAAAGATTACAAGGATCTTGAAAAAGTAGTGCAGTCTCTTCGATATGACGTGATCTTGAAAGCTGGTCTAGACATGGCAAGAAA taaagTAGAAGATGCATTCTACAATAATGAACTCAGGCTGAATGGAGAAAAACTATGGAAGAAAAGTAGAACT GTGAAACTTGGTGACACACTGGATCTCATAATAGGTGAAGATAAAGAAACAGGAACTGCTGTAGTTATGCGGGtagtcttaaaaaaattatctgacaaaactgaaagtgaaaaatacaaagTTATTTTGAGGCGTTGGAAAAACTTAAAAGTGCCCAAACAGGATGTACTTAAGTAA